A window from Larimichthys crocea isolate SSNF chromosome XXIII, L_crocea_2.0, whole genome shotgun sequence encodes these proteins:
- the prdm14 gene encoding PR domain zinc finger protein 14 has product MSVSLSSIPVVLKDKSYQGGMLKGSPARGFYPAPLPGPHHYMDFFPRTHNLLHPLKSLGRLVSDTQASLPLSLHGGATPFLGQGGHHASVLHEHMLSASGFPYLSQMLPGHQLYSKPEELAAVVTEHAAGPLSSDFSSPSSERSSSASSSTTSPPKGSLFRLRSADLSPEKTRTSYNFSEDDLFMVLYGYSSSQDRSVGHAISGLTLPEKPVSDSHILPLDKETLELPEGLTILQATWGNVPHRGVFTDKSSIPKGTRFGPFQGKLVNTSEIKTYDDNTLMWEVFENGRLSHFVDGRGGSGNWMSLVKCARFPDEQNLIAVQVQGQIFYETCKEIRPGQELLVWYGDCYMQFLGIPLTLKDPREDNNVIPPAEDSGEGFKCDRCGKVFAYKYYRDKHLKYTRCVDQGDRKFPCHLCNRSFEKRDRLRIHILHVHEKHRPHKCSVCGKSFSQSSSLNKHMRVHSGERPYKCVYCNKAFTASSILRTHIRQHSGERPFKCKHCGKAFASHAAHDSHVRRTHAKDKPHPCDLCGASFQDEQELQYHMKSHKKILDSSVLPSPPGNGLQKDSLFPVKDNPKTGQNLPYTGLTVLNPEYRPWN; this is encoded by the exons ATGTCGGTGTCCCTGTCCAGCATCCCTGTAGTGCTGAAGGACAAGAGCTACCAAGGCGGCATGCTGAAGGGTAGTCCCGCTCGGGGTTTCTACCCTGCCCCTCTACCAGGTCCCCACCACTACATGGACTTCTTCCCGCGGACTCACAACCTCCTCCACCCGCTCAAGTCTCTCGGTCGTCTTGTGTCGGACACTCAGGCGTCCTTGCCGCTCAGCTTGCACGGCGGAGCCACTCCGTTCCTCGGTCAGGGCGGCCACCACGCTTCGGTCCTGCATGAACACATGTTGAGCGCCTCCGGCTTCCCTTACTTGAGCCAGATGTTGCCCGGACACCAGCTCTACTCCAAACCAGAGGAGCTTGCAGCTGTGGTGACCGAGCACGCCGCAGGACCGCTGTCTTCAGACTTCAGCAGCCCGTCTAGTGAAAGGTCTTCATCTGCatcttcctccaccacctcaCCGCCTAAGGGGAGTTTGTTTCGGCTCCGGAGCGCAGACCTGTCGCCAGAAAAAACGCGCACGTCTTATAATTTTAGTGAGGATGACTTGTTCATGGTGCTCTACGGGTACTCCAGCAGCCAGGACCGAAGCGTGGGTCACGCTATATCAGGACTGACCCTGCCCGAAAAGCCAG ttTCTGACTCTCACATTCTCCCACTGGACAAAGAAACTCTTGAACTTCCAGAGG GGTTAACCATCCTCCAGGCAACTTGGGGAAATGTCCCACACCGTGGAGTTTTcacagacaaaagcagcatCCCCAAAGGGACGCGCTTTGGACCTTTCCAAGGGAAACTTGTCAACACCAGCGAGATTAAAACATACGACGACAACACTCTGATGTGGGAG gtGTTTGAAAACGGCCGCTTGAGTCATTTTGTGGATGGCAGGGGAGGCTCAGGGAACTGGATGTCTTTAGTGAAGTGTGCCCGTTTCCCAGACGAGCAGAATCTGATTGCTGTACAGGTCCAGGGTCAGATCTTTTACGAGACCTGCAAGGAGATCCGTCCAGGACAGGAGCTGCTGGTGTGGTATGGTGACTGCTACATGCAGTTCCTCGGCATCCCCCTCACCCTGAAAGACCCCAGAGAGGACAACAACGTGATTCCTCCCGCTGAAG ATTCCGGTGAGGGCTTCAAGTGTGACAGATGCGGGAAGGTGTTTGCGTACAAGTactacagagacaaacatctcAAGTACACACGCTGCGTGGACCAGGGCGACAGAAAGTTCCCGTGTCACCTCTGCAACAGATCCTTCgagaagagagacagattaaGGATCCACATCTTACACGTTCACGAAAAACACAGGCCTCACAAG tGCTCGGTGTGTGGAAAGAGTTTCTCTCAGTCGTCCAGTCTCAACAAACACATGCGTGTGCACTCTGGAGAGCGGCCATACAAGTGTGTGTACTGCAATAAG gccTTCACTGCCTCCAGTATTCTGCGAACACACATCCGACAGCACTCCGGAGAGAGGCCCTTCAAGTGCAAGCACTGCGGGAAGGCTTTCGCCTCCCACGCTGCCCACGACAGCCACGTCCGGAGGACTCACGCCAAGGACAAGCCTCATCCCTGCGACCTGTGCGGAGCTTCTTTTCAGGACGAGCAGGAACTTCAGTACCACATGAAAAGTCACAAAA AAATCTTGGACAGCTCAGTTCTCCCGTCTCCTCCGGGGAATGGATTACAGAAGGACTCCTTGTTTCCAGTGAAGGACAATCCAAAAACCGGACAAAACCTTCCTTACACCGGGTTGACAGTTTTAAATCCAGAATATCGGCCCTGGAATTAA